In the genome of Pseudomonas protegens, one region contains:
- a CDS encoding homoserine dehydrogenase, giving the protein MTEYNIALVGFGGVNRALAQLIAERNQAWKKQLGFSLKIVGVSDLFLGSIVAPQGLDAGLLSKLPATKGALAQLPGGQVEALNEQVIKDSGADIIAEATFTNPVDGEPASTFCRWALEQGKHVVTTNKGPIALHGAELKALAQRNQAAFEYEGAVMSGTPVIRMAQQSLAGSELLGFEGILNGTSNFVLTRMEAGLGFAEAVAEAQALGYAEADPTADVEGFDVRLKVVILANELLGAQLTVSDVSCRGISGLTAADLEQARAEGARWKLIGSAQRLADGSLQASVEPRLLPLAHPLAGISGAINAVSFNTELLGAVTVSGPGAGRIETAFALLSDIIHIHQSRTRR; this is encoded by the coding sequence ATGACTGAATACAACATTGCCCTGGTGGGCTTCGGCGGGGTCAATCGGGCCCTGGCGCAATTGATTGCCGAGCGCAATCAGGCCTGGAAAAAACAGCTGGGTTTCAGTTTGAAAATCGTCGGTGTCAGCGATCTGTTCCTTGGTTCCATCGTCGCTCCCCAGGGGCTGGATGCCGGTCTGCTGAGCAAGCTGCCGGCAACCAAGGGCGCCCTGGCGCAACTGCCCGGCGGCCAGGTGGAGGCGCTCAACGAGCAGGTGATCAAGGACTCCGGCGCCGACATCATTGCCGAGGCCACTTTCACCAATCCGGTGGACGGCGAGCCGGCCAGCACTTTCTGCCGCTGGGCCCTGGAGCAGGGCAAGCACGTGGTGACTACCAACAAGGGGCCGATTGCCCTGCACGGTGCCGAGCTCAAGGCCCTGGCCCAGCGCAATCAGGCGGCGTTCGAGTACGAAGGCGCGGTGATGAGCGGCACCCCGGTGATCCGCATGGCCCAGCAATCCCTGGCGGGCAGCGAGCTGCTGGGCTTCGAGGGCATTCTCAATGGCACCTCCAACTTTGTGCTGACCCGCATGGAAGCCGGCCTGGGCTTTGCCGAGGCGGTGGCCGAGGCCCAGGCCCTGGGCTATGCCGAGGCCGATCCGACGGCGGATGTCGAAGGTTTTGACGTGCGCTTGAAGGTGGTGATCCTGGCCAATGAGCTGCTCGGTGCACAGCTGACCGTCAGCGACGTCAGTTGTCGGGGCATCTCCGGCCTGACGGCGGCGGACCTGGAGCAGGCCCGGGCCGAGGGCGCGCGCTGGAAGCTGATCGGTTCGGCCCAGCGTCTGGCCGATGGCTCGCTGCAGGCCAGTGTCGAGCCGCGGTTGTTGCCCTTGGCCCATCCGTTGGCGGGTATTTCCGGGGCGATCAACGCGGTGTCGTTCAACACTGAACTGCTGGGCGCGGTGACGGTGTCCGGGCCGGGCGCCGGGCGCATCGAGACGGCCTTTGCCTTGCTCTCGGACATCATCCACATCCACCAGTCGCGCACACGCCGCTAG
- a CDS encoding TPM domain-containing protein, whose amino-acid sequence MIKLLWQQGRGLWLALFLGLLLPTPGFAEPAPPGVARIDLDRRIIDLSGTLDAAQQQRMTEKLAALEQRRGAQIAVMLVPSLGQQSIEALSNQLFRAWKLGRKGVDDGILLLVAKNDRQVRIEVGYGLEPVVTDLLAGQIIARDLTPAFRQGDFAGGIEQALDDLIVLVDGGELPEPAPLSVPLEAYALLLAFIIGSVAGVMLAAGWKWRRVLAALVLLVALLVGVVGGREWLVQLFLVPLCMLVGGATFAGLWQARRVFYGVLGLLLYIALLTLVSRYLGPATFLYGLAWPVGMLLVLGGHWLLYRMMRNRWRMSPKGFAWRFVTLLVLILLMAWGVDAWSTARQWLTVLPFAYFLGFMLFASVGSFRWSSGGGSGGSSSSGGGFSGGGGSSGGGGASGSW is encoded by the coding sequence ATGATCAAACTGTTGTGGCAACAAGGGCGCGGCCTGTGGCTGGCGCTGTTTCTCGGACTGCTGCTGCCGACGCCGGGGTTCGCCGAGCCGGCGCCGCCGGGGGTGGCGAGGATCGACCTGGACCGGCGGATCATCGATCTGAGCGGCACGCTGGACGCGGCGCAGCAGCAGCGAATGACCGAGAAACTCGCAGCCCTGGAACAGCGCCGCGGTGCGCAGATCGCGGTGATGCTGGTGCCCAGCCTCGGCCAGCAAAGTATCGAGGCCCTGAGCAACCAGCTGTTTCGCGCCTGGAAGCTGGGGCGCAAGGGGGTCGATGACGGCATCCTGCTGCTGGTGGCGAAGAACGATCGCCAGGTGCGCATCGAGGTGGGTTATGGCCTGGAACCGGTGGTCACCGACCTGCTGGCCGGGCAGATCATTGCCCGGGACCTGACTCCTGCGTTTCGCCAGGGGGATTTTGCCGGGGGCATCGAACAGGCCCTGGATGACCTGATCGTGCTGGTGGACGGCGGCGAGCTGCCGGAGCCGGCGCCCTTGAGCGTACCGCTCGAAGCCTATGCCTTGCTGCTGGCGTTCATTATCGGCTCGGTGGCCGGGGTGATGCTGGCCGCGGGCTGGAAGTGGCGCCGGGTCCTGGCCGCTCTGGTGCTGCTGGTGGCGTTGCTGGTGGGCGTGGTGGGCGGTCGCGAGTGGCTGGTGCAATTGTTCCTGGTGCCGCTGTGCATGCTGGTGGGCGGCGCGACCTTCGCCGGATTGTGGCAGGCGCGCCGGGTGTTCTATGGGGTGCTGGGGCTGTTGCTGTATATCGCGCTGCTGACCCTGGTCAGCCGGTATCTGGGCCCTGCGACCTTCCTTTACGGGTTGGCCTGGCCGGTCGGCATGCTGCTGGTGCTGGGAGGGCATTGGCTGCTCTACCGCATGATGCGCAACCGTTGGCGCATGAGCCCCAAGGGCTTTGCCTGGCGATTTGTGACGCTGCTGGTGCTGATCCTGCTAATGGCCTGGGGTGTCGATGCCTGGAGCACGGCCCGGCAGTGGCTGACGGTGTTGCCGTTCGCCTACTTCCTCGGTTTCATGCTGTTTGCCAGCGTCGGCAGTTTTCGTTGGTCCAGCGGCGGTGGCAGTGGTGGCAGTTCGAGCTCGGGAGGCGGGTTCTCCGGAGGCGGCGGTTCCAGTGGTGGCGGTGGGGCGTCGGGCAGTTGGTGA
- a CDS encoding aldehyde dehydrogenase family protein, which translates to MSLSRLAPVADSIDVCSPFDGRLIGTVPRLEVGAVPYLLQQARQGVSDCAALPRYQRARILERAALNIERDAEHFARLIVDEAGKTLKQAQKEVKRCINTLKLSAEEAKRNAGEVLPFDAYEGSENRQGWFSREPLGLILAITPYNDPLNLVAHKLGPAIAGGNGVILKPSELAPLSAIKLVDYLRDAGLPASVVTLATGGAELGKALVAAREVRMISFTGGFVTGEQIARSAGLKKLAMDLGGNAPVIVMADCDLAATVESCVSGAFWAAGQNCIGTQRLLVQASIYEAFREAFVRLAREQVSGDPLADSTDIGPMISLQAAQNAQKVVDEALQQGARLLCGHQRRGSCYAATVLEDVDHGSRLWQDEVFAPVVVLQPFDDLDQAIALANQPEYSLHAGIFTNDLRTAMDAARRIEAGGVMINDSSDYRFDAMPFGGFKYGSLGREGVRFAYEEMTQPKVVCLNRLS; encoded by the coding sequence ATGAGCCTGTCACGTCTGGCGCCGGTCGCCGATTCGATTGACGTCTGCAGCCCCTTCGATGGTCGGCTGATCGGGACCGTGCCACGCCTTGAGGTCGGTGCCGTGCCCTACCTGTTGCAGCAAGCCCGCCAGGGCGTCAGCGACTGCGCGGCGTTGCCGCGTTATCAGCGGGCACGGATTCTGGAGCGGGCGGCCTTGAATATCGAGCGCGATGCCGAGCACTTCGCCCGGCTGATCGTCGATGAAGCGGGCAAGACCCTGAAACAGGCGCAGAAGGAGGTCAAGCGTTGCATCAACACCCTCAAGCTGTCGGCCGAGGAGGCCAAGCGCAATGCCGGCGAGGTGCTGCCATTCGATGCCTATGAAGGCTCGGAAAACCGCCAGGGCTGGTTCTCCCGCGAGCCTTTGGGGTTGATCCTGGCGATCACCCCCTACAACGATCCGCTGAACCTGGTGGCGCACAAGCTGGGTCCGGCCATCGCCGGGGGCAACGGGGTGATTCTCAAACCGTCGGAGCTGGCGCCGCTGTCGGCGATCAAGCTGGTGGACTACTTGCGCGATGCCGGGCTGCCGGCTTCGGTGGTGACCCTGGCCACCGGCGGCGCGGAGCTGGGCAAGGCCCTGGTGGCGGCCCGCGAAGTGCGGATGATTTCCTTCACCGGCGGCTTTGTCACCGGCGAGCAGATCGCCCGCAGTGCCGGCCTGAAGAAGCTGGCCATGGACCTGGGGGGCAACGCGCCGGTGATCGTCATGGCCGACTGCGACCTGGCGGCGACGGTGGAAAGCTGCGTGTCCGGGGCGTTCTGGGCGGCGGGGCAGAACTGCATCGGCACCCAGCGCCTGCTGGTCCAGGCCTCGATCTATGAGGCGTTTCGCGAGGCCTTTGTGCGCCTGGCCCGGGAGCAGGTCAGTGGCGATCCGTTGGCCGACAGCACGGATATCGGGCCGATGATCAGCCTGCAGGCGGCGCAGAACGCGCAGAAGGTCGTGGATGAAGCGCTGCAGCAGGGCGCGCGGCTGCTCTGTGGGCATCAGCGCCGGGGTTCCTGCTACGCCGCCACGGTGCTGGAGGATGTCGACCATGGCAGTCGGCTGTGGCAGGACGAGGTCTTTGCGCCCGTGGTGGTCTTGCAGCCGTTCGACGATCTGGATCAGGCCATCGCCCTGGCCAACCAGCCCGAATACAGCCTGCATGCGGGGATCTTCACCAACGATCTGCGCACCGCCATGGACGCTGCACGGCGGATCGAGGCGGGTGGGGTGATGATCAACGATTCGTCCGACTACCGTTTCGATGCCATGCCGTTTGGCGGCTTCAAGTACGGCAGCCTGGGCCGCGAAGGGGTGCGGTTCGCCTATGAGGAAATGACCCAGCCCAAGGTGGTGTGCCTCAACCGCCTGAGCTGA
- the pseH gene encoding UDP-4-amino-4,6-dideoxy-N-acetyl-beta-L-altrosamine N-acetyltransferase produces MQFIPLVDADPATQAHVRTLRNQKEVRQYMYTSHEISEQEHQRWLESLRGNPAQAVFVVMEQGRALGIVSLNAINARQKTADWAFYLDAEEQGKGLGSRIEFWMLDYAFNEVGVEKLNCEVLVSNPAVINMHLKFGFQQEGLRRQNILKDGQRIDVVLLGITKAEWQSKRPTLEPLIARLGR; encoded by the coding sequence ATGCAGTTCATCCCCCTGGTCGATGCCGACCCCGCCACCCAGGCCCATGTACGCACGCTGCGCAATCAGAAAGAGGTGCGCCAGTACATGTACACCTCCCACGAAATCAGCGAGCAGGAACACCAGCGCTGGCTGGAGTCCCTGCGGGGCAATCCGGCCCAGGCGGTATTTGTGGTCATGGAGCAAGGCCGGGCCCTGGGCATCGTCTCACTCAATGCCATCAATGCCCGCCAGAAAACCGCCGACTGGGCGTTCTACCTGGACGCCGAGGAGCAAGGCAAAGGCCTGGGCAGCCGGATCGAGTTCTGGATGCTGGACTACGCCTTCAATGAAGTCGGCGTTGAAAAGCTCAACTGCGAGGTGCTGGTCAGTAACCCTGCCGTCATCAACATGCACTTGAAATTCGGTTTCCAACAGGAGGGGCTGCGGCGCCAGAACATCCTCAAGGATGGCCAGCGCATCGACGTGGTCCTGCTGGGCATCACCAAGGCGGAGTGGCAGAGCAAACGCCCCACGCTCGAACCCCTGATCGCCCGCCTGGGCCGATAG